Proteins co-encoded in one Colletes latitarsis isolate SP2378_abdomen chromosome 13, iyColLati1, whole genome shotgun sequence genomic window:
- the LOC143349485 gene encoding uncharacterized protein LOC143349485 codes for MEMETLAKKYQQSYYEYVPDWLEYNSDEYDYIKQNIGFALFGLPETNKDEVKINQNETYNGTMYDKESCKRITAIYNKIIKYGTETNLTQSPISIGIIYNTIFKYTGLSKSEGEKCTEMYTIPVFKIKRMNSVWYIDNNARIYKNWNDYLTNNTLPKCVMVVPKDGIYQCDPNCEVTEQSSVVWTETLNSPACSRKNIVFNAFDTVSSALSLGTSIGLGVTSLFTPVGPVLVGTGIITAGVSGAWTIARSSQKLVDRGLHKESVHPMDKNTISAWLGITGTALTLGASGGTMLLSKAIEKGNRINTATKAVYNSMILGNLAVNGIGVIYQGCRVFDKYQEKRKVDMFDIIIFSSHVLFFSNSVLTAKLANDLVRLSNGTILERFKNTLRFTRFFKEFNRLKGVNGDRKLEDLVYPVKHVTSNEDFFSVFKRFELPFKNNKVLVNGMELIDPIAVARHLLVIGKFGLNFVNCDLSLELKNRIVSLKSVLVDLLKNFYLKRFIAKKDSNEVNCFNDTLEEISYMENGTDILKMIFKVGVAVLQHCNNKPEIFLYDVVHFVWEYSKANLYDYFINACSYFKDSSNLYKALTEIVTFIFNAIDDINQELYFAFKEYTLNKEH; via the exons ATGGag ATGGAAACACTCGCCAAGAAGTATCAGCAAAGTTACTACGAGTATGTCCCAGATTGGTTAGAATATAACAGTGACGAATATGATTACATAAAACAAAATATTGGCTTTGCTTTATTCGGCCTTCCAGAAACTAACAAAGATGAGGTTAAGATTAACCAAAATGAGACATACAATGGAACAATGTATGACAAGGAGTCGTGTAAAAGAATCACAGCTATATATAATAAGATAATCAAATATGGCACGGAAACCAATCTAACTCAAAGTCCTATCTCCATCGGGATAATATACAACACGATATTTAAATATACAGGATTAAGTAAATCAGAAGGAGAAAAGTGTACTGAAATGTACACGATACCagtgtttaaaataaaaagaatgaatAGTGTATGGTACATCGATAACAATGCCAGAATATACAAAAACTGGAACGATTATTTAACGAATAACACATTGCCTAAGTGTGTTATGGTTGTACCGAAAGATGGAATTTATCAGTGTGATCCAAACTGCGAGGTAACGGAACAGTCTTCAGTCGTGTGGACAGAAACATTGAACTCACCAGCTTGTTCAAGAAAGAATATTGTTTTCAATGCTTTTGATACTGTTTCTTCTGCATTGAGCCTTGGAACAAGTATTGGACTGGGTGTCACTTCTCTTTTCACTCCGGTTGGGCCTGTGTTGGTTGGGACAG GAATAATCACTGCTGGTGTGAGCGGAGCCTGGACTATCGCTAGAAGTTCGCAGAAGTTAGTAGATCGGGGTTTGCATAAAGAATCTGTTCATCCCATGGACAAGAACACAATTTCTGCATGGCTCGGAATAACCGGCACAGCTCTAACATTAGGAGCAAGTGGTGGAACGATGCTTCTCTCAAAAGCCATCGAAAAAGGCAATCGCATAAACACTGCGACCAAAGCAGTATATAATTCCATGATACTAGGCAATCTAGCAGTAAATGGAATTGGTGTAATCTATCAAGGCTGTCGTGTATTCGACAAATACCAAGAGAAAAGAAAAGTCGATATGTTTGACATAATTATCTTCAGCTCCCACGTTTTGTTCTTCAGCAACTCTGTTTTGACTGCTAAACTAGCTAATGACCTTGTTAGATTGTCTAACGGAACCATTCTAGAGAGATTTAAAAATACTTTACGTTTCACACGGTTCTTTAAAGAATTTAATAGGTTAAAAGGAGTAAATGGGGACAGAAAATTAGAAGATCTAGTATATCCAGTAAAACATGTCACTAGCAACGAAGATTTTTTCAGTGTATTCAAGAGGTTTGAGTTAccctttaaaaataataaagtccTTGTAAATGGTATGGAATTGATTGATCCAATTGCGGTTGCTAGACATTTACTGGTGATCGGTAAGTTTGGACTGAATTTCGTAAATTGTGATTTGTCGTTAGAGCTCAAAAACAGAATAGTGTCGCTGAAAAGTGTCTTAGTGGATCTGTTAAAGAATTTCTATTTGAAACGATTTATTGCAAAGAAAGATTCGAATGAGGTGAATTGTTTCAACGATACATTGGAAGAAATATCCTATATGGAGAATGGAACGGACATTTTGAAAATGATTTTCAAAGTAGGTGTGGCTGTGTTACAACATTGTAATAACAAACCAGAGATATTTTTGTATGATGTTGTTCATTTTGTTTGGGAATATTCTAAAGCAAATCTGTACGACTATTTCATAAACGCATGTTCTTATTTCAAGGACAGTAGCAATTTGTATAAGGCGTTGACTGAAATTGTCACGTTTATATTTAACGCCATTGATGATATAAATCAAGAGCTTTACTTCGCTTTTAAAGAATACACATTAAATAAAGAACATTGA
- the LOC143349307 gene encoding uncharacterized protein LOC143349307: METRSDFMLSKESSKRLRDARTILSKQSSDSRSSAKESPEIGPSSGKRRRCVDVVSKRLYNEETKFAKSVIGRDGTPEFDEFLDFLIRETKLEILKRNGINPANMSSVLHRARANAAKAFKELYELWFDAEGNKTQYLKTLEENRINLSTISSILSKAGANAAKAFKELYDLWFDTEGNKTQYLKTLEENGMSLANMSGILHGAGANAPRAFKELYDLWFDRNGKKTRYLIKLEESGVDLVRMSSILSGVGANAAKAFKELYDLWFDTEGNKTQYLKTLEKEGVNLSNVSSILGKAGANATKAFKELYDLWFDQNGKKTRYLIKLEESGVDLVRMSSILSGVGTNAAKAFKELYDLWFDTEGNKTQYLKTLEENGMSLANMSNILHRSRANAAKAFKELYELWFDQNEKKTRYLKTLGKEGINLSNISSILGGAGANAAKAFKELYDLWLDAEGNKTQYLEHFVKKTDGEESFTERQKSIYIIF; the protein is encoded by the exons ATGGAAACTAGAAGTGATTTTATGTTAAGCAAAGAGAGTTCGAAACGATTACGAGATGCTAGAACTATCCTATCAAAACAAAGTAGTGATTCAAGGAGTTCAGCCAAGGAAAGTCCTGAAATTGGTCCTAGTTCTGGAAAACGGAGGCGTTGTGTTGATGTAGTATCGAAGAGGCTGTACAACGAGGAAACTAAATTTGCTAAAAGTGTGATTGGTAGAGATGGAACACCTGAATTTGATGAGTTCTTAGATTTTTTAATTAGAGAaacaaaattagaaattttGAAAAGAAATGGAATAAACCCAGCTAATATGTCCAGTGTTTTACATAGAGCACGAGCTAATGCTGCAAAAGCATTTAAAGAATTATATGAACTTTGGTTCGATGCAGAAGGAAATAAAACTCAATACTTAAAAACTCTAGAAGAAAACCGAATAAATCTATCTACTATCTCCAGTATTTTAAGTAAGGCAGGAGCGAATGCTGCAAAAGCTTTTAAAGAATTATACGACCTATGGTTTGATACAGAAGGaaataaaactcaatatttaaaAACTCTAGAAGAAAATGGAATGAGTTTAGCTAATATGTCTGGCATTTTGCATGGAGCAGGAGCTAATGCACCTAGAGCTTTTAAAGAATTATATGACCTTTGGTTTGACCGGAACGGAAAAAAAACACGATACTTAATAAAACTAGAAGAAAGTGGAGTAGATCTAGTTCGTATGTCTAGTATCTTAAGCGGAGTAGGAGCTAATGCTGCAAAAGCTTTTAAAGAATTATATGACCTTTGGTTTGATACAGAAGGaaataaaactcaatatttaaaAACTCTAGAAAAAGAAGGAGTAAATCTATCTAATGTGTCCAGTATTTTAGGTAAAgcaggagctaatgctacaaaaGCTTTTAAAGAATTATATGACCTTTGGTTTGATCAGAATGGAAAAAAAACACGATACTTAATAAAACTAGAAGAGAGTGGAGTAGATCTAGTTCGTATGTCTAGTATCTTAAGTGGAGTAGGAACTAATGCTGCGAAAGCTTTTAAAGAATTGTATGACCTTTGGTTTGATACAGAAGGaaataaaactcaatatttaaaAACTCTAGAAGAAAACGGAATGAGTTTAGCTAATATGTCTAATATTTTACATCGATCAAGAGCTAATGCTGCAAAAGCTTTTAAAGAATTATATGAGCTTTGGTTTGATCAGAACGAAAAAAAAACACGATATTTAAAAACTCTAGGAAAAGAGGGAATAAATCTCTCTAATATATCCAGTATTTTAGGTGGAGCAGGAGCTAATGCTGCAAAAGCTTTTAAAGAATTATATGATCTTTGGCTTGATGCAGAAGGAAATAAAACGCAATATTTAGAGCACTTTGTTAAGAAAACAGATGGGGAAGAAAGTTTTACG gAGAGACAAAAAAGTATttatatcattttttaa